Proteins found in one Thunnus maccoyii chromosome 5, fThuMac1.1, whole genome shotgun sequence genomic segment:
- the LOC121897256 gene encoding uncharacterized protein LOC121897256 produces MAQKGDQLDQETFSCSICLDLLKDPVAIPCGHSYCMSCIKKHWNEENQRKIYSCPQCRQTFAPRPVLVKNTMLVALVEQLKKTGLQAAPADHCYAGPEDVACDVCTGRKLKALTSCLVCLASYCEEHLQPHFESATFKKHKLVNPLEKLQENICSRHDEVMKMFCRTDQQSICYLCSVEEHKGHNTVSAAAERTERQRELKVSRQNIQQRIQDREKDVKLLQQEVEAVNRSANKAVKDSEKIFTELICLIQKRSSDVKQQIRSQQETEVRRVKELQEKLEQEITELKRRDIKVKQLSHTEDHKEFLHNYPSLSQLSASTDSSSINIRPLRYFEDVTAAVSELRVKLQDVLREKRTNISRAVTEALLSEAEPKTRAGFLKYSCEITLDPNTAYTYLLLSEGNRKATYMSQPQSSRHPDRFTNWSQVLSRESLTGRCYWEVEWRGRGVRVAVAYKNISRARNSNECGFGFNDKSWMLDCNTNSYTFWFNNIRTPVSGPCSSRVGVYLDHRAGILSFYSISETMTLLHRVQTTFTQPLYAGLRPYYYGVTAELCCSSKEIYQKVCNEKYQEPLPDDCPESLGCLINACRTYDSFHRTSAGDLQFEDGRNQHEVKLRQSLPLRAEMAQKGDQLDRETFSCSICLDLLKDPVAIPCGHSYCMSCIKKHWNEENQRKIYSCPQCRQTFAPRPVLVKNTMLAALVEQLKKTGLQAAPADHCYAGPEDVACDVCTGRKLKAFKSCLVCLASYCEKHLQPHFKSTTFKKHKLVDPSEKLQENICSRHNEVMKMFCRTDQQSICYLCSVEEHKGHNTVSAAAERTERQRELEVSRQNIQQRIQDREKDVKMLQQQMKAVNHSANKAVKDSEKIFTELIRLIQKRSSDVKQQIRSQQETEVSRVKELQEKLKQEITELKRKDVELKQLSYTEDHKEFLHNYPSLSQLSASTDSSSINIRPLRYFEDVTAAVSELRVKLQDVLREKRTNISQAVTEVLLSGAEPKTRAEFLKYSREITLDPNTAYTYLLLSEGNRKATYMSQPQSSCHPDRFTGWCQVLSRQSLTGRCYWEVEWRGGGVRVAVAYKNISRAGNSNECGFGFNDKSWMLDCNTNSYKFWFNNIRTPVSGPGSSRVGVYLDHRAGILSFYSVSETMTLLHRVQTTFTQPLYAGFWLYYEATAELCKLK; encoded by the exons atggcgCAGAAAGGAGATCAGCTCGACCAAGAAACCTTCTCTTGttccatctgtctggatctactgaaggatccggtggctattccctgtggacacagctactgcatgagctgtattaaaaaACACTGGAATGAAGAGAATCAgaggaagatctacagctgccctcagtgcagacaaaCCTTcgcaccgaggcctgtcctggtgaaaaacaccatgttagtagctttagtggagcagctgaagaagactggactccaagctgctcctgctgatcactgctatgctggacctgaagatgtggcctgtgatgtctgcactgggaggaagctgaaagccctcacgtcctgtctggtgtgtctggccTCTTACTGTGAGGAACACCTGCAGCCTCACTTTGAATcagctacatttaaaaaacacaagctggtcaACCCCTtggagaagctccaggagaacatctgctctcgtcatgatgaggtgatgaagatgttctgccgtactgatcagcagagtatctgttatctctgctctgtagaggaacataaaggccacaacacagtctcagctgcagcagaaaggactgagaggcagagagagctcaaggtgagtcgacaaaacatccagcagagaatccaggacagagagaaagatgtgaagctgcttcaacaggaggtggaggccgtcaATCGCTCTGCTAATAAAGCAGTgaaggacagtgagaagatcttcactgagctgatctgtctcatccagaaaagaagttctgatgtgaagcagcagatcagatcccagcaggaaactgaagtgagacgagtcaaagagcttcaggagaagctggagcaggagatcactgagctgaagaggagaGACATAAAagtgaagcagctctcacacacagaggatcacaaagagtttctacacaactacccctcactgtcacaactcagtgcatctacagactcatccagcatcaatatccgtcctctgagatactttgaggatgtgacagcagctgtgtcagagctcagagttAAACTACAGGACGTCCTGAGGGAGAAAAGGACAAACATCTCACGGGCAGTGACTGAAGCTTTACTGTCAGAagcagaacccaagaccagagctggattcttaaaatattcatgtgaaatcacactggatccaaacacagcatacacatatttgttattatctgaggggaacagaaaagcaacataCATGAGTCAACCACAGTCTTCtcgtcacccagacagattcactaaTTGGagtcaggtcctgagtagagagagtctgactggacgttgttactgggaggtggagtggagagggagaggagttcgtgtagcagtcgcatacaagaatatcagcagagcaaGAAACTCAAATGAATGTGGATTTGGATttaatgacaaatcttggatgTTAGATTGTAACACtaacagttatacattttggtTCAACAACATCAGAACTCCCGTCTCAGGTCCAtgttcctccagagtaggagtgtacctggatcacagagcaggtattctgtccttctacagcatctctgaaaccatgactctcctccacagagtccagaccacattcactcagcctctctatgctggacttcGTCCTTATTATTATGGAGTCACAGCTGAGttgt GTTGTTCAAGTAAAGAAATCTATCAGAAAGTATGCAATGAGAAATATCAAGAGCCGCTCCCGGACGACTGTCCTGAATCACTGGGATGTCTGATCAACGCCTGTCGGACCTATGATAGCTTCCATAGAACATCAGCTGGAG atctacagtttgaagatgggCGTAACCAACAT gaagtgaaactcagacagtcgttgccactgagagctgaaatggcaCAGAAAGGAGATCAGCTCGACCGAGAAACCTTCTCTTGttccatctgtctggatctactgaaggatccagtggctattccctgtggacacagctactgcatgagctgtattaaaaaACACTGGAATGAAGAGAATCAgaggaagatctacagctgccctcagtgcagacaaaCCTTcgcaccgaggcctgtcctggtgaaaaacaccatgttagcagctttagtggagcagctgaagaagactggactccaagctgctcctgctgatcactgctatgctggacctgaagatgtggcctgtgatgtgtgcactgggaggaagctgaaagccttcaagtcctgtctggtgtgtctggcctcttactgtgagaaacatCTGCAGCCTCACTTTAAAtcaactacatttaaaaaacacaagctggtcgacccctcagagaagctccaggagaacatctgctctcgtcataatgaggtgatgaagatgttctgccgtactgatcagcagagtatctgttatctctgctctgtggaggaacataaaggccacaacacagtctcagctgcagcagaaaggactgagaggcagagagagctcgaggtgagtcgacaaaacatccagcagagaatccaggacagagagaaagatgtgaagatGCTTCAACAGCAGATGAAGGCCGTCAATCACTCTGCTAATAAAGCAGTgaaggacagtgagaagatcttcactgagctgatccgtctcatccagaaaagaagttctgatgtgaagcagcagatcagatcccagcaggaaactgaagtgagtcgagtcaaagagcttcaggagaagctgaagcaggagatcactgagctgaagaggaaagacgttgaactgaagcagctctcatacacagaggatcacaaagAGTTTCTgcacaactacccctcactgtcacaactcagtgcatctacagactcatccagcatcaatatccgtcctctaagatactttgaggatgtgacagcagctgtgtcagagctcagagttAAACTACAGGACGTCCTGAGGGAGAAAAGGACAAACATCTCACAGGCAGTGACTGAAGTTTTACTGTCAGGagcagaacccaagaccagagctgaattcttaaaatattcacgtgaaatcacactggatccaaacacagcatacacatatttgttattatctgaggggaacagaaaagcaacataCATGAGTCAACCACAGTCTTCTtgtcacccagacagattcactggaTGGtgtcaggtcctgagtagacagagtctgactggacgttgttactgggaggtggagtggagagggggaggagttCGTGTAGCAGTCGCgtacaagaatatcagcagagcaggaaactcaaatgaatgtggatttggatttaatgacaaatcttggatgTTAGATTGTAACACTAACAGTTATAAATTTTGGTTCAACAACATCAGAACTCccgtctcaggtcctggttcctccagagtaggagtgtacctggatcacagagcaggtattctgtccttctacagcgtctctgaaaccatgactctcctccacagagtccagaccacattcactcagcctctctatgctggatTTTGGCTTTATTATGAAGCCACAGCTGAGttgtgtaaactcaaatag